TCCTGAGCGTGACGCCTTTCGAGCAAATGCCTTTGCTTTAGTTGCTTACCGATATGGCGCCAATCGAAGAACCGACCATCTCCAGTAACCAGCTGATCTTGCTTTGAAACCTGTCGGACACTACTGATCTGGGTTCTCTACTGCCATCCTTAAGCCCTGACGGACGGCTTGTAGTCGGCCCCCCGATGGAAACACGGTTGCGTTACAGTTCCTGAGGTTGTTCGATCAAGCCTGCTCTTATTCGCAAAATTAAGGTGCTAGATCGGAATAGGCTGCGAGTCGATGTACAGTTCATCGACCGTCAGAAGGGTAGAAAACACGCGAAGTTTGAAACCGAGAATTACTTTTCGGCGCTTAACGCAGCCTCTGCTCCCAGGCTAGAGCAGTGGTCTAACACCTGGTCTCCCCTTTGTTACCTGCCTGACCGCACAACGGAGAGCTTTAAGGGGCGAAAGGAAGAACAAGTAGCCCTTGCAGACTGTATGAATGACGAGGAGTCGCGGACCTGCCTAGTGTTTGGTGATGGCGGTGTTGGAAAGACAACGTTGGTGCTCGAATTCATGCACCGGTTCTTGGAAGAAGATCCTGATATCCAGTGCGAATGGAAGCCAAAGGTAATTAGTTTCTATACCGCCAAGAAATGGCGGTGGGGGCTCGATGGGGTCCAGCTAATTTCCGCGGGGCAGCCTCACTTGTTGGGGCTGTTAGCCCATTTGCATCTGCTGCTGCTTAGCCGACTCCCGCCCCAGGACTTTTACAGGCTATGTCGCTCAGGCGGCGGTGCGTTTGCAGCAGTTGATGGCGAGGGAAGCGGACATCAAGCGCTCCGATCATCTAATCATTGTTGACAACTCAGAAACACTTATCAGCTCGGACCGTGATATCGAAATACTGGGCAAAGAGCTGAAAGAAATTGCTCGGCGTGTTGGCAGAGTAATCATTACCTCACGGCGACGTGAGGTTATTGAAGCTGCGCCAATTGCTGTGACACCCCTGAAGTCGTCGGAAGCAGTGGCGCTGCTGAAAGAACGTGCTGCCGAATTGGGGCTAAAGGCGATACAGCGTGCGACCGCCGGCGATCTGCGATCATTGGTCGCTGATCTTGAATGCCGCCCCTTGGTTCTTGAGGCTTTCCTTCAGGCGCTTACCGATCCCACAACGGCCACGCTACAGCTGGCGAGAAATCGCGTTGCGACAATGCTGCGCCGCGACCTTGGGGACTTCCTGTTCGCAGATGCATGGGGGCGTTACTCGGCTGAGATGAAGCGCCTGCTTTTGCTAATGACTCGCGTTGGAGATGTCCATGATGCGCGTCAGTTGACGATCTGCTGCGAGATCGCGGGGGTCTCGGTGCACTCTGCGGAAGAGGCCTTGGAAGAGTCGAGCGGCATTGCGTCTACTGTGCGAATCAACAATGGAATCGAAATTAGCTTCTCGTCGATCTTTTTGAAGTTCGCGAAGGAGAGGGTCGTGGCGGTGGGAGGGGTCAATAGTCCATCGTCGGACGAAATTTCAGAAGCGCGGCGACAGTCATGGTCGCTACATGCAGGCTGTGCAGTCGTTCACTGGAGACAGGATTCCTTCTGCATTCCGCACCCCTCTTGCCAAGGCAGCGTACCAGGCGCGAAAAGATGGAAAAAATGAAGAAGCCCTTAGACTCTATCAGCAAGCGATCTTGGTCGACTCAAGTAATGGATGGCTCTTTGACCGGTTTGCCTACCTTCTCTTTCATGACATCAGAGACAATAAGGCCGCTTTAAGTCAAACCAAGCGGGCTACGGAGCTCTTGCCCAATGAGGGCGAGGTTTGGTTTACGCGAGGCATTGTCGAGTCGAGGTTAGGTGAGTTTCGGCAATGTGAAGTATCACTAGGCAAGGCGGAATCGCTGGGCGTGGATCGCGTTAGGTGCGCTATGCAGCTTGCGTGGGCGTATTTAAAAGCATCTCCGGCTTTGCTTAATTTGGCACGGCGGCAGATAGGCTTTCTAAGACAATCGCTGTCCAGTGTCCATCGCAGCGACAGGAACTGGATCGAGACTGGATTGCTCATGTCTCGCCTAGAGTATCTGGAGCGCAAGGGAAGGAATGTTCGAGGGTAGGCCAGAAAGGCCTAAAGGGGCAGGCTCGGATATTTTTACAATGACGGCTCTCCCTGGTCAGCGGTGGCTTGGCCCGTGACATTAGCGTCTAACCGCGGCCGGCCCGCCTCGCCGCGCGCCGTTACCCCGTCATGCTGCTCTTATTGCTTCTGTAAGGCCGGGCCAATAGCTCCGACTGCCGTTTTGTCAAGGTGACGGCCAAACGTCTTTAAGAACGGCGTGACATCGGACCGCTAACATCGCCGACTCGACCGCGTGGCGGGAAGGTCGGGTTGGCCTCCGGGCCACACTAATAGAACGCTCGAACAGGAACGCAAGACCCAGGTCTTCGCACGCTTCATCGCCGCAGCTTCCCGCTCGGCGTGCGCGGCAGCGCCGCGACCAGGCGGAATCGCGCCGGCACCTTGTAGCCTGCGAGTCGTTCCCGACAGTGCTGGCCGAGCACGACCGCCGTCGGCGGGCTTGCGACGTCGCGCGCGACGAATTCGGCCACCGCTACGGCGCCCCAGCGTTCGTGCGGCAGACCGCTCACCCGGCTCTCGCGCACATCGGGATGCGCGTCGAGCACCGCCTCGACCTCCTCCGGAAAGAACTTGATCCCGCCGAAGTTGATCACCGACTTGCGGCGCCCGCGCAGGAAGACGTGGCCGTCCTCGTCCTGACTCGCGAGATCGCCGGTGGCGAACCAGCCGTCGTCCGTGGCGGCCGCGCGCTCGCACCACGGCGCGAGATACGCGTCGAACATGCCGGGCGCGCGGAGCCACAGCTCGCCGATCTCGCCCGGCGCGACCTCCGCGCCGCTCTCATCGCATAAACGCACCGCGCAATCGTCCGGCCGCCCCACGCTTTGCGGTTTCGCTTGTGCCGCGTCGGTGTTGAGCAGCGGTAGCCCCGCCTCGACGATCCCGAAACCCTGGGCCGGCCAGATGCCATAGCGCCGCTGGAAAGCGACCGCCGTCGCTTCGCGGAACGCGAACGCAGTGGCGACGGCGAGACGCAACGCCGGCCACGCGCGCGCCGAGTCCTCCGCCGCCAAGAGCGCAAGGTGAAAGGGCGACCCGTAGAACACCGTCGCACCGTGGGTGCGTGCCGCGGTGAGCAGATCGCCGGCGAGAGGGGAGTCCGCGATCACCATCCCCGCGCCTTCGATGAGGTAGAGCATGACCGAAACGGCGAAGTGATGCGCCATCGGCAGCGTCCACAGCACCCGGTCCGCGAAGGTGATCCGGAGCCGGCGGTTGGCCGAGCGCACCCGCGCGAGCAGCGTCTCGTGGCTCAAAAGGACCCCCTTGCGATCGCCCGTAGTGCCCGAGCTGAAGCGCACGAAGGCGGGATGGAGCGCCGCGAAGCGATGCTCCGGAAACGCCGCCGCGAGGTCGAGCGCACACCAGGAAAATCGGATCCCAGCGATCGCCTCCGCCACACCCGGCGCCGGCAGCCACTGCTCGGGACCGGCGGCCAGCATCAGTAGGGGCGCGGTGAGCGCGAGCTGCGCCACGCGCTCAGGCACCGCCAGCTCGCCCGCCACCGGCACCAGGCACGCGCCGGTCCGCAGGATGGCGAGGGCCAACACCACGTAGTCCGGGCCGTTCGGGCAAAGGAGCGCGACGCGCGGCGCCGGGCCGTGCAGCACCGGGCGCAGCCTGGCGGTGATCGCATCCCCGCGCGCGAGCAATTCGCCATAGCTCTCCGTGCCGCCGGAATGGAGCAGTGCGGGCCGCGCCGGCTCGGCGGCGACGCGGGCTGCGATCAGATCGGCAACGTTCAGCGCGCCGGCCATAGTGGTGTCACATCACGCAGCCCGTGCGCCAGGCCGTCTGGATCGAGGATGAGGTCGGGTCTTGCGATAGCATACTCGTTGTTTACTGAGTTCAGATAGATCGTCTTTCGATGCGAGCACCCTACCCGCTTGGTACCGGTCTTCGAATCGAGAGGGCATCGATCCTCCATGCAGCAAGTTGCAGCCAAAAGCCAGACACGCACCCTCTGGAATCGACTTGTTCAGCCGCGGATGGGGCTTATATTATCGATGGATGCCTGGAGCGCGGTTGGCGAGCAATTGCCCTTTGGATTGCACCATGCCGCCCTGAAGACAAATCTGACGCCCGCGCGATCAGGTAGGACGGCGACGCGACGGACGCGCTTTTTAGGGGAATCGGGTCCTTACTATGCAGATGGGCAGTATTCCCACGGCACTACTCTCGGCAAGCGCCATTGTGAAGTACTTACTCACGTATGCGGGCTCCATTTGCAACCCTTTCAGGTAGCGCGTCCAAATGCCTTCCTCAATTCTTTCTTGGCGCGCTCCAGAACCACGCGTCGTTGTTTAGAAAGGTTCCTGCCCGCCCGGTTTATATAGAAATTCAACATCGACATCGCGGACTGGTAGGGCGTGCCTTTGCGCCGCCTGCTGCGCTCGCTTGAACGCTTGAGAGAAGATGCTATTTCCCGGGCACTGCACGAAGTGAAAACGCTCGGTTCGAGATCAAGCGCGTTGCTGTGCCGGGTTACGTTCCCCGACCAGTAGCTACGCTTGGAGCGGACGCTGCCCATGGCTCAACCCCTGAGAAACGCTGCCGTCACTCGGCCTATCTCGCAGCCTGCGCTTTCCGTATGTTCTGGCGCCGCGCCCTTCGCTGTGCTGCAGTGGGCTTTTCTCGTTCCGGCACATCGGGTCGCGGGCTCGCTTTGAATCTGTCGCCCGCAACGTGCCGAGGCTTGGAGCCGAGGTCGCGCAAGACCTCTTTCGCATCGCTTGTGTCGGCAACGATGCGCCCATCTTCCACATGTGCGTGGCTTTTGCTGATGAGCCACTTCTGTGTATCCCACGAGCGGCTGCTGCGCTTGCCGGCCACGCGCTCAATGCCGCCCTTGTCTCCCACGTCCTGCGTGCGGAAGGTGGTGAACTCCGACTTGGGCCTGACCTCGATATGGTAGTACTCGCCCCGACCGGTAGTTCCCGCTTTCGCACGCCCGCGACCCTCAGGTTGGGCCGTGGCGCGCGCTCGTGACGACATCGGTCGCCATGTCTTTTGCGCCTTCTTGATATTCGCCGTCGCCGCCTGTGCTCGCGTCGCCATGGTTCACCTCCTCATTGCAATGATGCCGCGTTAACCTACGAGTGGCGTTTGAAGTACTGCACGGCACGCTCGTGCCGTTCAGCCTCCTCGCGTGTATCGAATGTTCCGAGATTCTTTCGCTTCCGCGTTTTCGGATCCTTCTTCCGGGAGTAGAGACGGTACGAGCCCGACTTGACACAGGGGGGCTGCCTCCTGGCGTCCGCTTGATCGTGACGCGAAACGCATCCTCGCCGAAGCTGTCATAAATCTGCACCCGCATGGCGTATGCGCACCCGAAGATGCGGCCGATCCGCTTCTTCTTGGCGATGGCGTACAACTCCTCGCGCAGCAAGCGCGCCTCCTCGCTCTTGGCATCCAAACTGGCGATACCGACGCCAATCGCTGAGCTGACGGCAAAGACCTCCTCCCGACCGTTTTCGTACTCAATTTCCATATGGTCGGCAACGGCCTTGATGGCTCTCCCCACCAGTTCGAGCAATACGTCGCTGGTTTTGGAATGCTCGCCGATCATTTCACCCTCTGTCCCTGTAAGGAACATAATAGGCCCATCCTGCTATCGATGCCGATCCCTTATGTCGCCGCACGCCACCCGGCCCATTGAACAAGTGTAGCACTCTTCGCATCAATCGCTTTGGAGGGTCTTCGAAGGATAGGCGGCGGGGCGGTGAGGGGTTTAGGCGGGAAAGCTAGGCGCCGTGTCGTATCGTGGTGGAGGCGTCACCGAGGTGAGTGATGGCGCGGCCAGGACGAGAACGGGGGGCGAGCCACTTCGTAGATCCGTGCGCCATCGGTGGGCGCCAAGGTTGGGGTCCAGGGCATTGCGATGTGCCGATGCTCGCTGGCGGTCGTTGGTGGTTCGAACTTACCGCGGGGGCGGGGATCGACGGCGAACTGGCATGCCAGGCGCACTGCGCTTGCACGGCGAGCGGCATTGAGTTTTCTGCCTTATCGACTACCATCACGGGCTGGCGGGAAGACCGGGGCTGCTGTAGTCAGGAGCCGGATGGGAAGGCAATGAATATCGATCTCGGCACTCGACGGGCGCTGGTGTGCGGGAGCAGCCAGGGGATTGGGCGGGCGGTGGCCATTGAGCTGGCGGGCCTCGGGGCGGAGGTGGGGTTGTTGGCGCGGGACGGGGAGGGGCTCGAGCGGGTTCGGAGAATGCTCGATGCGGCGCGCGGCCAGGCGCATCGGGTCCTGGTCGCCGATTTCCGCAGACCAGAAGCGGTGCGGTCCGTGGTGACGGGGTTTCTCGCCGAGTCCGGCCCTGTTCATATCCTCGTGAACAACACGGGCGGCCCGCCGCCCGGGCCGGCCTCGGAGGCCGATCCGGGGGCTTATGTCGCGGCGTTCACCCAGCACCTTGTCTGCAACCAGGTCCTGGTCCAGGCGCTCGTTCCCGGAATGAAGGCCGCGGCCTACGGCCGCATCATCAACATCATTTCGACCTCGGTGCGCCAGCCGATCAGGGGGCTCGGGGTGTCGAACACCATCCGCGGGGCGGTGGCGAGCTGGGCCAAGACGCTCGCGGGGGAGCTCGGGCCCTTCGGGATCACGGTCAACAATGTCCTGCCCGGATCGACGAAAACAGGGCGGCTGGCCGTTGTCTTCGAGGGCCGGGCCCAGGCTCGCGGTGAGCCGGTTTGCGAGATCGAGGCGGAGGAGAGGGCCGCGATCCCGCTCGGGCGATTCGCCGAGCCCGAGGAGTTGGCCTCTGCCGTCGCCTTCCTGGCCTCCCCGGCCGCGGCCTATATCAGCGGCGTGAGCCTGCCCGTGGACGGTGGTCGCACGCAGTGCCTGTGACGTCGTTCGATGACCGGGATCGCGACCGGCTTGCGGAAGCGGCCTCGCCGACCCGTTCGTCTTGTAGTACACTATAGTACTACATAGTGAGGGTTGCCCACATGCCGACCAGTGTACGACTAGACTCAGACACGGAAGCGTTGCTAGCCCGCTTGGCCCATAGCCGCAAGGAGACCAAGTCGGCTGTACTCCGCGCTGCCTTGTTACGCCTGGCCGATGATGGTGCAGGCCAGGGTGGGGAGGGCCCCCACGCCCTTATTTCTGACCTCGTGGGTATTGCTCGTGGAGGGCCACAGGACCTCGCTCGGCATCACAAGCAGGCCTTTCGGGAGATGCTCGCTCGACCGCCGGGTCTGTGACGGCAGGTGTCTTGACCGACGCGGGACCGCTAGTCGCGATCCTGCAGCGCAATGACCGCGATCACGTACGCTGTGTCGAAGCGCTGAAGGGTCTGCGGGAACCCTT
The genomic region above belongs to Pseudomonadota bacterium and contains:
- a CDS encoding acyl--CoA ligase, producing the protein MAGALNVADLIAARVAAEPARPALLHSGGTESYGELLARGDAITARLRPVLHGPAPRVALLCPNGPDYVVLALAILRTGACLVPVAGELAVPERVAQLALTAPLLMLAAGPEQWLPAPGVAEAIAGIRFSWCALDLAAAFPEHRFAALHPAFVRFSSGTTGDRKGVLLSHETLLARVRSANRRLRITFADRVLWTLPMAHHFAVSVMLYLIEGAGMVIADSPLAGDLLTAARTHGATVFYGSPFHLALLAAEDSARAWPALRLAVATAFAFREATAVAFQRRYGIWPAQGFGIVEAGLPLLNTDAAQAKPQSVGRPDDCAVRLCDESGAEVAPGEIGELWLRAPGMFDAYLAPWCERAAATDDGWFATGDLASQDEDGHVFLRGRRKSVINFGGIKFFPEEVEAVLDAHPDVRESRVSGLPHERWGAVAVAEFVARDVASPPTAVVLGQHCRERLAGYKVPARFRLVAALPRTPSGKLRR
- a CDS encoding DUF3175 domain-containing protein, with the translated sequence MGSVRSKRSYWSGNVTRHSNALDLEPSVFTSCSAREIASSLKRSSERSRRRKGTPYQSAMSMLNFYINRAGRNLSKQRRVVLERAKKELRKAFGRAT
- a CDS encoding SDR family oxidoreductase, with product MNIDLGTRRALVCGSSQGIGRAVAIELAGLGAEVGLLARDGEGLERVRRMLDAARGQAHRVLVADFRRPEAVRSVVTGFLAESGPVHILVNNTGGPPPGPASEADPGAYVAAFTQHLVCNQVLVQALVPGMKAAAYGRIINIISTSVRQPIRGLGVSNTIRGAVASWAKTLAGELGPFGITVNNVLPGSTKTGRLAVVFEGRAQARGEPVCEIEAEERAAIPLGRFAEPEELASAVAFLASPAAAYISGVSLPVDGGRTQCL